The following are encoded together in the Gilvimarinus sp. DA14 genome:
- a CDS encoding polysaccharide lyase: MVSQNRDKKITPKPLTLLLLSLALSANQGAATESSVLMNYRFDEPDWPQQWNTPWQSRVDTTEVIKTPEAPGDSYSLLIRYPEGAVGPQQGGVQLPIVFAGTDSLASSYESLTLKYCLKFKAGFDFGKGGKLPGLMGASDSWARSGGNQPDGSNGWTLRFMWRTNGRAVVYAYLPPSPNGQYGGQQWGQDIELGKSFVPGRWHCLQQRVKVNNVGEENGELQVWFDNEEVLSLNNISYRLQDTPAGRVGGVYLSTFHGGNTPDWAPQRDSFLLLNNLRVLTSP; encoded by the coding sequence ATGGTTAGCCAAAACCGGGACAAAAAAATAACACCTAAACCACTGACTCTGCTGTTGCTCAGCCTAGCGCTTAGCGCCAACCAGGGTGCTGCCACAGAATCGTCAGTACTAATGAACTACCGTTTTGACGAACCGGATTGGCCGCAGCAATGGAACACGCCTTGGCAATCTCGTGTTGATACCACCGAAGTCATTAAAACTCCCGAAGCACCTGGAGACAGCTACTCGCTACTGATACGTTACCCAGAGGGAGCAGTCGGCCCGCAACAAGGCGGTGTACAACTTCCTATAGTGTTTGCCGGCACCGACTCGTTGGCGAGCTCCTACGAAAGCTTAACCCTTAAATATTGCCTTAAATTCAAAGCGGGTTTTGATTTTGGCAAAGGCGGTAAGTTACCCGGCCTTATGGGCGCGAGCGACTCCTGGGCTCGCTCGGGTGGCAATCAGCCAGATGGCAGCAACGGTTGGACGCTGCGGTTTATGTGGCGCACAAACGGCCGTGCAGTGGTCTATGCCTACCTACCACCGTCACCTAACGGGCAATATGGCGGTCAACAGTGGGGACAGGATATCGAACTGGGAAAATCATTTGTGCCGGGGCGCTGGCACTGCCTACAGCAACGGGTAAAAGTTAACAATGTGGGTGAAGAAAACGGCGAGCTGCAGGTCTGGTTCGACAATGAGGAAGTTCTCAGCCTCAATAACATCAGCTACCGCCTACAAGATACACCGGCAGGCCGGGTGGGCGGCGTTTATCTCTCCACCTTCCACGGTGGCAATACGCCCGACTGGGCGCCGCAGCGCGATTCTTTTTTGTTACTGAATAATCTTCGCGTTTTAACTTCGCCCTGA
- a CDS encoding lytic transglycosylase domain-containing protein — translation MKSSAFKPALFLIWALLGSALPLPAWSQANQIVAPVEAIDSELRKLLKNHIEQADSFTDRFDAQAWLMLMDGRLEKYVKNPDQRLSLLRAVHREATAAGVKPELVLAVIEIESHFDRFAISPVGAQGIMQVMPFWKNEIGRPDDNLIDLNTNLRYGCIILKHYLEVADGHLAEALARYNGSYGSYRYSAKVMDAWDNWR, via the coding sequence GTGAAAAGCTCGGCCTTTAAACCGGCATTGTTCCTTATCTGGGCGCTGCTTGGCAGCGCCCTACCCCTTCCTGCCTGGAGTCAGGCCAATCAGATCGTCGCGCCAGTCGAAGCCATAGACTCAGAGCTGCGCAAACTGCTGAAGAACCATATCGAGCAGGCCGACAGTTTTACCGACCGTTTTGACGCCCAGGCCTGGCTGATGCTGATGGACGGGCGCCTGGAAAAGTACGTTAAAAATCCAGACCAACGGCTTAGCCTATTGCGCGCGGTACATCGCGAGGCCACAGCGGCCGGGGTAAAACCCGAACTGGTGCTGGCAGTGATTGAAATCGAAAGCCATTTTGATCGCTTTGCCATTTCCCCCGTGGGCGCCCAGGGGATTATGCAAGTTATGCCCTTTTGGAAAAATGAAATCGGCCGCCCCGATGATAACTTAATCGACCTAAACACCAATCTGCGCTACGGCTGTATTATTCTCAAACACTACCTTGAGGTGGCCGACGGCCATTTGGCCGAAGCCTTAGCGCGCTACAATGGTAGCTACGGCAGCTATCGCTACTCGGCAAAAGTAATGGACGCTTGGGACAACTGGCGCTGA
- a CDS encoding proline--tRNA ligase: MRSSRFLIATLKETPADAEVISHQLMLRAGMIRKLASGLYTWLPLGLRVLRKVERIVREEMDKSGAQEVLMPVVQPAELWQDSGRWEQYGPELLRIHDRHERDFCLGPTHEEVITDLARNELSSYKQLPANFYQIQTKFRDEIRPRFGVMRSREFIMKDAYSFHSSHECLQQTYEVMHQTYCNIFDRIGLAYRPVLADTGSIGGAFSHEFHVLAESGEDAIAFSDGSDYAANIEKAEALPPATERPAPGAEMQEVATPGKHSIEEVAKFLSLNAAQTLKTLVVLGETDEEKAQAPLVALVVRGDHELNDIKAEKLAGVASPLTFAPEERIRAELGVGPGSIGPVNLSIRTIADHSALALADFACGANKDGYHLTGVNWVRDLPLAEAADIRNIVAGDPSPCGKGNLEIKRGIEVGHIFQLGNKYSEAMVAKVLDENGKEQTMIMGCYGIGVTRVVASAIEQNYDENGIIWPDSIAPFQVAIVPINMHKSERVAELCESLYQQLSEAGVDVLFMDEKNARLGVLLANTDLMGIPHRIVIGERGLEAGTVEYKGRRDSEKQDVSVDELQALLREKLGL; encoded by the coding sequence ATGCGCTCCAGCCGTTTTTTAATTGCCACCCTAAAAGAAACGCCCGCCGATGCCGAAGTAATCAGCCACCAGCTGATGCTACGTGCGGGCATGATCCGCAAATTGGCCTCGGGCCTGTACACCTGGCTCCCGCTGGGCCTGCGCGTTTTGCGCAAGGTCGAGCGCATTGTGCGCGAGGAAATGGACAAATCCGGCGCGCAGGAAGTTCTGATGCCCGTGGTGCAGCCGGCCGAACTATGGCAAGACTCCGGCCGCTGGGAGCAGTATGGCCCCGAGCTGCTGCGCATTCACGATCGCCACGAGCGCGACTTTTGCCTGGGCCCCACCCATGAAGAGGTGATTACCGACCTGGCGCGCAATGAACTGTCCAGTTACAAACAACTGCCCGCTAACTTTTATCAAATTCAAACCAAATTCCGCGATGAGATTCGCCCCCGTTTTGGCGTTATGCGCTCACGCGAATTTATTATGAAAGACGCCTACTCTTTCCACAGCTCTCACGAGTGTTTGCAGCAAACCTACGAGGTGATGCATCAAACTTATTGCAACATCTTCGATCGTATCGGCCTCGCCTACCGTCCGGTGCTGGCGGATACCGGTTCTATTGGCGGCGCCTTTTCACACGAGTTTCACGTTCTGGCCGAAAGCGGCGAAGACGCTATCGCCTTTAGCGATGGCTCTGACTACGCCGCCAACATCGAAAAAGCCGAAGCCTTGCCCCCCGCCACTGAACGCCCGGCACCCGGCGCCGAAATGCAAGAGGTGGCCACGCCCGGTAAACACAGCATTGAAGAGGTCGCCAAGTTTTTAAGCTTGAACGCTGCCCAGACGCTAAAAACCCTAGTCGTTCTGGGTGAGACAGACGAAGAAAAAGCGCAGGCACCGCTGGTTGCACTGGTGGTGCGTGGTGACCATGAGCTCAACGATATTAAGGCGGAAAAGCTCGCTGGCGTCGCTTCGCCGCTGACCTTTGCGCCCGAAGAGCGGATTCGCGCCGAGCTTGGCGTGGGCCCTGGCTCCATTGGTCCGGTTAACCTTTCCATTCGCACCATTGCCGATCACAGCGCGCTCGCACTGGCGGATTTTGCCTGTGGCGCCAACAAAGATGGCTACCACCTCACAGGCGTCAACTGGGTGCGTGATCTGCCCCTTGCCGAAGCGGCGGATATTCGCAATATCGTCGCCGGCGACCCCAGCCCCTGCGGTAAGGGCAACCTCGAAATCAAACGCGGCATTGAAGTGGGTCATATTTTCCAGCTGGGCAATAAATACTCCGAAGCCATGGTCGCCAAGGTGCTGGACGAAAACGGCAAAGAGCAGACTATGATCATGGGTTGCTACGGTATCGGCGTGACCCGCGTAGTCGCCTCTGCTATTGAGCAAAACTACGACGAAAACGGTATTATCTGGCCCGACAGCATTGCGCCTTTCCAGGTAGCCATTGTGCCCATTAACATGCATAAATCTGAGCGCGTGGCTGAACTGTGTGAAAGCCTGTATCAGCAATTAAGCGAAGCCGGTGTGGATGTACTGTTTATGGACGAGAAAAACGCCCGCTTGGGCGTGCTATTGGCGAATACAGACCTCATGGGTATTCCCCACCGAATCGTCATCGGCGAGCGCGGCCTGGAGGCTGGCACGGTGGAATACAAAGGTCGTCGCGACAGCGAGAAACAAGATGTCAGCGTGGATGAGCTGCAAGCGCTACTGCGTGAAAAGCTCGGCCTTTAA
- a CDS encoding HIT domain-containing protein, producing MFSLDQKLRDDTFVVGRFSLSLLLLSRDANYPWCILVPERENTYELYHLSDEDQQQLIRESSRLAEVMDSVFDADKMNIATLGNQVAQLHLHHIARYKDDPAWPGPVWGKLTPKEYEPEILRSRIEKLANALAGEGFSVLSEGADIRSVTAPAPKIDC from the coding sequence ATGTTTTCACTGGATCAGAAACTGCGCGATGACACCTTTGTGGTAGGGCGCTTTAGCCTGTCGCTGCTATTGCTGTCGCGAGATGCCAACTACCCCTGGTGCATACTGGTGCCGGAGCGGGAGAATACCTACGAGCTCTACCATTTATCTGACGAGGATCAGCAACAGCTGATTCGCGAGTCGAGCCGCCTCGCCGAGGTCATGGACAGTGTGTTTGACGCCGATAAGATGAATATTGCCACACTGGGCAACCAGGTAGCGCAATTGCATTTGCATCATATTGCCCGCTATAAAGATGACCCCGCCTGGCCGGGACCTGTGTGGGGCAAATTAACACCCAAAGAGTATGAACCTGAGATTTTGCGCTCGCGCATCGAAAAACTGGCCAATGCGTTAGCGGGGGAGGGGTTTTCGGTGCTCAGCGAAGGGGCAGATATACGCTCGGTCACGGCGCCCGCACCTAAAATCGATTGTTAA
- a CDS encoding HU family DNA-binding protein, which yields MAARKATAKKAPAKKAAAKKAAPKAAPAKKITAVRERYNKTQILNQIAENTELSKKQVQAVLDELSDVIEGHIKKRACGEFVLPGLLKIQTVKKPATKARKGINPFTGEETVFKAKPATTTVKLRPLKKLKEMAL from the coding sequence ATGGCTGCCAGAAAAGCTACCGCAAAGAAAGCGCCTGCCAAAAAAGCTGCCGCCAAGAAAGCGGCTCCTAAAGCCGCACCGGCTAAAAAAATTACTGCAGTGCGCGAGCGCTACAACAAAACGCAAATCTTGAACCAGATTGCTGAAAATACCGAGCTGAGTAAGAAGCAGGTTCAAGCGGTGCTGGACGAGCTGTCTGATGTGATCGAAGGCCACATTAAAAAACGCGCCTGCGGCGAGTTTGTACTGCCCGGCCTGCTGAAAATCCAAACCGTGAAAAAGCCAGCCACCAAGGCTCGCAAAGGTATCAACCCCTTCACCGGTGAAGAAACCGTCTTTAAAGCCAAACCAGCGACCACTACTGTAAAACTTCGGCCGCTGAAGAAACTGAAAGAAATGGCGCTGTAA
- a CDS encoding GNAT family N-acetyltransferase: MKPECRELRWCRHHPSLAKLRCEVFIREQQVPLADEWDGLDPSAWHFGVFIDNQLVGCARVVRDTWQQREALHLGRVAVAKQCRNRRLGTALIDYILRWAEPSLPLFLYAQINAIEFYQQFGFSVCSEVFMDAGIPHQAMLYQYR, translated from the coding sequence ATGAAGCCTGAGTGCCGCGAGTTACGCTGGTGCCGCCATCACCCGAGTTTGGCGAAATTGCGTTGCGAGGTATTTATTCGCGAGCAGCAGGTGCCGCTTGCGGATGAATGGGATGGCCTAGACCCTAGCGCCTGGCATTTTGGGGTGTTTATTGACAATCAGCTGGTAGGCTGTGCCCGGGTTGTGCGCGATACCTGGCAGCAGCGCGAGGCACTCCACCTGGGGCGAGTGGCTGTAGCTAAGCAGTGCCGCAACCGCCGCTTGGGTACAGCACTGATAGACTATATTTTACGCTGGGCGGAGCCGTCCCTACCGTTGTTTTTATACGCACAAATTAACGCCATAGAGTTTTATCAACAATTCGGCTTTAGTGTCTGTAGCGAGGTCTTTATGGACGCGGGCATCCCCCATCAGGCCATGCTGTACCAGTATCGCTAA
- a CDS encoding cupin domain-containing protein encodes MNSSPLTQLGPVSVKDFLRDYWQRQAVFLPDAITDFASPLTPEELAGLALEEDVESRLITHSADAPWQLENGPFDEERFLNLPESEWTLLVQAVDQLVPEVQRLLQQFRFLPSWRLDDVMVSYAPTGGSVGPHFDYYDVFLLQGAGTREWQIGQHCDNASETLEGTPLKILKEFKPVHTFIAKPGDIVYIPPGVAHWGTALDNECITYSIGFRAPSIADILCEFSQEVASELSNDQRYRDNLHDNFNHPGEISATTVQQLRSILHAQLTDQRLARWFGRYMSEAKYPEQECPATQISEQDFSAFLQQNIHLKQAPEARFSYLKDDENCYLFVNGEEFSCPLTLAEILCNQTDFELQALDAAGDQQKRGLLIELLNHGWLEAYEA; translated from the coding sequence ATGAATAGCTCTCCTCTCACTCAGCTGGGCCCTGTTAGCGTCAAAGACTTTTTACGCGACTATTGGCAGCGCCAGGCCGTTTTTTTACCCGACGCTATTACAGATTTTGCTTCACCACTTACCCCAGAGGAACTTGCGGGCCTCGCCCTCGAAGAAGACGTAGAGTCGCGTTTAATCACGCATTCGGCCGACGCCCCCTGGCAGCTGGAAAACGGCCCTTTCGATGAAGAGCGCTTTCTCAATTTGCCGGAATCTGAATGGACACTGCTGGTGCAGGCTGTTGACCAGCTGGTTCCAGAGGTACAACGCCTACTGCAGCAATTTCGCTTTCTTCCCAGCTGGCGCTTGGATGACGTAATGGTCAGCTATGCTCCCACAGGCGGAAGTGTCGGGCCTCATTTTGACTACTATGATGTATTTTTACTGCAGGGCGCCGGAACCCGCGAGTGGCAAATTGGACAGCACTGCGACAACGCTAGCGAAACCTTAGAGGGAACCCCGCTCAAGATACTGAAAGAATTTAAACCTGTGCACACGTTTATCGCCAAGCCTGGAGATATCGTATATATCCCACCTGGGGTAGCACACTGGGGCACCGCCCTGGATAACGAGTGCATCACTTACTCAATCGGTTTTCGAGCTCCCAGCATTGCCGACATTCTCTGTGAATTCAGTCAAGAGGTAGCAAGCGAGCTGTCAAACGACCAGCGCTATCGCGACAACCTGCACGATAACTTCAACCACCCAGGGGAAATTTCCGCCACAACGGTGCAGCAGCTGCGCAGTATTCTCCACGCTCAACTGACCGACCAACGCCTTGCGCGCTGGTTTGGCCGCTATATGAGTGAAGCAAAGTACCCCGAGCAAGAATGCCCAGCTACGCAAATAAGCGAGCAGGATTTTTCCGCATTTTTGCAACAAAACATACATCTCAAGCAGGCACCAGAGGCCAGATTCAGCTACCTCAAAGATGACGAAAATTGCTATCTGTTTGTTAACGGAGAAGAATTCAGCTGCCCGCTCACACTTGCCGAAATACTGTGTAACCAGACTGACTTTGAGCTACAAGCATTGGATGCGGCGGGCGATCAGCAAAAGCGTGGCTTACTAATTGAATTACTAAACCATGGCTGGCTCGAAGCCTATGAAGCCTGA
- the purB gene encoding adenylosuccinate lyase encodes MELSPLSAVSPVDGRYGSKTSALRTIFSEFGLIHCRVEVEVRWLQQLSRLEGVSEVATFSEATHKQLDAIVSEFSEADAQAVKDIERTTNHDVKAVEYFLKKKFAGNSELEAVLEFVHFACTSEDINNLSHGLMLKRGRDVLLQEARAISDGIAKLAHDYAADPMLSRTHGQTASPTTVGKELANVVARLRRQLAQIEAVELLGKINGAVGNYNAHLSAYPDVDWQANAEAFVTSLGLSWNPYTTQIEPHDYIAELFDAIARFNTIVIDFDRDIWGYISLGYFKQKTIAGEVGSSTMPHKVNPIDFENSEGNLGIGNAVFSHLAQKLPISRWQRDLTDSTVLRNMGVGFGYSLIAYASTLKGIGKLEINRARLAEDLDNAWEVLAEPIQTIMRRYAVAEPYEKLKALTRGQAITREVLAEFVETLDIPEHAKQTIRELTPANYIGNAEAQARDI; translated from the coding sequence ATGGAATTATCTCCCCTGAGCGCTGTATCCCCCGTTGACGGCCGATACGGCAGTAAAACCTCTGCACTGCGCACTATTTTTAGCGAATTCGGCCTGATTCACTGCCGGGTAGAAGTGGAAGTGCGCTGGCTGCAACAGCTAAGCCGCCTAGAAGGCGTCAGCGAAGTTGCCACCTTTAGCGAGGCCACCCACAAGCAGTTGGATGCCATTGTCAGCGAGTTTAGTGAGGCCGACGCCCAGGCGGTTAAAGACATCGAACGCACCACCAACCACGATGTTAAAGCGGTTGAGTACTTTTTAAAGAAAAAGTTTGCCGGCAACAGCGAGCTGGAGGCGGTGCTGGAATTTGTGCACTTTGCCTGCACCAGCGAAGACATTAACAATCTGTCACACGGGCTGATGCTCAAACGCGGTCGCGATGTACTGCTGCAAGAAGCGCGCGCCATCAGCGATGGTATAGCCAAACTGGCCCACGATTATGCCGCCGACCCCATGCTGTCGCGCACCCACGGGCAAACTGCCAGCCCCACCACTGTCGGTAAAGAGCTGGCTAACGTAGTCGCCCGCCTGCGCCGTCAACTGGCACAAATTGAAGCGGTTGAGCTACTGGGCAAAATTAACGGCGCTGTAGGTAATTACAACGCGCATTTATCGGCGTATCCCGACGTAGACTGGCAGGCCAATGCAGAGGCTTTCGTCACCAGCTTAGGTTTGAGCTGGAACCCCTACACCACGCAAATTGAGCCACACGATTATATCGCCGAGCTGTTCGATGCCATCGCTCGCTTTAACACCATAGTCATCGACTTTGATCGAGATATCTGGGGCTATATTTCGCTGGGCTATTTCAAGCAAAAAACCATCGCTGGTGAAGTGGGCTCATCCACCATGCCACACAAGGTAAACCCAATCGATTTTGAAAACTCTGAGGGCAACCTCGGTATCGGCAACGCCGTATTTTCACACTTGGCGCAAAAGCTTCCCATCTCCCGCTGGCAGCGCGATTTAACCGACTCTACCGTGTTACGCAATATGGGTGTGGGTTTTGGTTACAGCTTAATCGCCTACGCCTCCACCTTAAAAGGTATTGGCAAGCTGGAAATTAATCGCGCCCGCCTCGCCGAAGATTTGGATAACGCCTGGGAAGTACTGGCCGAGCCAATTCAAACCATTATGCGCCGCTACGCAGTTGCTGAGCCCTATGAAAAACTTAAAGCACTGACCCGCGGACAGGCTATTACCCGCGAAGTGTTGGCTGAGTTTGTCGAGACTTTAGACATTCCAGAGCATGCCAAGCAAACCATTCGCGAATTGACGCCCGCGAACTATATTGGCAACGCCGAAGCTCAAGCTCGCGACATTTAA
- the hflD gene encoding high frequency lysogenization protein HflD, whose protein sequence is MTRKKNWRDITLAAAGIMQATTLVDQLARTGFTPTDAYRCSINSLFQLNPADTLSVYGGSVDDLRLGLEALRDLLISSRQLQNHTVRYSAGILHLQGRLSKRRDMLGVIASRLEQAAQQAEHFDVTHENVIANIADIYSATLSQFRFRIQVAGDPNFLQQQRVANQVRALLLAAIRSATLWRQVGGSRLQIIMQRKRLLAETESLLRQVRL, encoded by the coding sequence TTGACACGCAAGAAAAACTGGCGCGACATCACGCTCGCCGCAGCGGGTATTATGCAGGCGACAACGCTGGTAGATCAGCTCGCTCGCACCGGATTTACCCCCACAGATGCCTACCGCTGCAGCATCAACAGCTTGTTCCAACTCAACCCGGCCGACACCCTAAGTGTTTATGGCGGCTCGGTGGACGACCTGCGCCTGGGGCTGGAAGCGCTGCGCGACTTACTTATCTCCAGCCGCCAGCTGCAAAACCATACCGTGCGCTACAGCGCCGGCATCTTGCATTTACAAGGCCGCTTGAGCAAACGTCGCGATATGCTCGGAGTGATTGCCAGTCGCCTCGAGCAAGCTGCGCAGCAGGCAGAGCATTTTGACGTTACTCACGAGAATGTGATCGCCAATATCGCCGACATTTATAGCGCCACGCTGAGCCAGTTTCGCTTTCGCATCCAGGTGGCCGGCGACCCTAACTTTCTACAGCAGCAGCGGGTAGCTAACCAAGTTCGGGCCCTGCTATTAGCCGCGATACGCTCGGCCACTCTCTGGCGCCAGGTGGGCGGGTCGCGATTGCAAATCATAATGCAGCGGAAAAGATTACTCGCGGAAACAGAGAGCCTACTGCGGCAAGTTCGCCTCTGA
- the mnmA gene encoding tRNA 2-thiouridine(34) synthase MnmA — MTQTPQTVIVGMSGGVDSSVSALLLMQQGYRVEGLFMKNWEEDDGTEYCTAKEDLADAQKVCDKLGIKLHTANFAAEYWDNVFEHFLAEYQAGRTPNPDILCNREIKFKVFLEYAEMLGADLIATGHYVRRQDRGGHTYLLRGLDNNKDQSYFLHAVSEAEFSKTLFPVGELEKPEVRAIAQQHDLITHNKKDSTGICFIGERRFKDFLQQYLPAQPGNIEDQEGRVIGQHSGLMYHTIGQRQGLGIGGVKDASDEPWFVVGKDLERNVLLAAQGTENPLLYTNYLQATDAHWINGAPPATSLNVTAKTRYRQPDQACRVEIEGDKLKVWFDTPQRAVTPGQSVVFYQGDVCMGGAVIEFSDNR; from the coding sequence ATGACTCAAACACCGCAAACCGTTATCGTCGGCATGTCCGGCGGCGTCGATTCGTCCGTTTCCGCACTCTTGCTGATGCAGCAGGGCTACCGTGTGGAAGGCCTGTTTATGAAAAATTGGGAGGAAGACGACGGCACTGAATACTGCACCGCCAAAGAAGATTTGGCCGACGCGCAAAAAGTTTGCGATAAATTGGGCATTAAACTGCACACGGCCAACTTTGCCGCCGAGTACTGGGATAATGTCTTCGAACACTTTCTGGCTGAATACCAAGCCGGTCGCACGCCTAACCCGGATATTCTCTGTAACCGCGAAATCAAGTTTAAGGTGTTTTTAGAGTATGCCGAGATGCTGGGTGCAGATTTAATCGCCACCGGTCATTATGTGCGCCGTCAGGACCGCGGCGGCCACACCTACCTGCTACGCGGCCTGGATAACAACAAAGATCAAAGCTATTTTCTGCACGCCGTGTCCGAGGCGGAATTCAGCAAAACACTGTTCCCGGTGGGTGAGTTGGAAAAGCCAGAGGTGCGCGCCATAGCCCAGCAGCACGATCTGATCACCCACAATAAAAAAGACAGCACTGGCATCTGCTTTATCGGTGAGCGCCGCTTTAAAGATTTCCTGCAGCAATATTTGCCCGCCCAGCCCGGCAATATTGAAGACCAGGAGGGGCGCGTCATTGGCCAGCACAGCGGCTTGATGTATCACACCATCGGTCAGCGCCAGGGACTAGGTATTGGCGGTGTTAAAGATGCCAGTGACGAGCCCTGGTTTGTGGTGGGTAAAGATCTGGAGCGCAATGTTCTGCTCGCCGCCCAGGGCACCGAGAACCCGTTGCTGTACACCAACTACTTGCAGGCAACCGATGCGCACTGGATTAATGGCGCGCCGCCAGCGACGTCTTTAAATGTCACCGCCAAAACCCGCTACCGCCAACCCGATCAAGCCTGCCGGGTTGAAATTGAGGGCGATAAACTCAAGGTTTGGTTTGATACACCGCAACGCGCCGTAACTCCGGGACAATCCGTGGTTTTCTACCAGGGAGATGTCTGTATGGGTGGCGCCGTTATCGAATTCAGCGACAACCGCTAA
- a CDS encoding NUDIX hydrolase, which yields MNFTPHVTVACIIERKGRFLLVRELIDGKERINQPAGHLEAGETLQQAAIRETLEETGWHIELTGVAGIDLYTAPANGVTYVRTTFIGTALQQEPNAELDAGIIAPVWLSRDELAKRKAELRSPMVLNIVDQYLAGRRYPLEVVGQHG from the coding sequence ATGAACTTTACTCCCCATGTTACCGTCGCCTGCATTATCGAGCGCAAAGGCCGCTTTTTGCTGGTGCGCGAACTGATTGATGGAAAAGAGAGAATCAACCAGCCAGCGGGGCATTTAGAAGCCGGCGAAACGCTGCAACAGGCCGCTATCCGGGAAACTTTGGAAGAAACCGGCTGGCATATTGAACTGACGGGTGTTGCTGGTATCGATTTATACACCGCCCCCGCCAACGGCGTTACATACGTCAGAACCACATTTATTGGCACTGCCTTACAACAAGAGCCCAATGCCGAACTGGATGCCGGAATTATCGCTCCGGTATGGCTCTCTCGCGATGAGCTGGCCAAACGCAAGGCGGAGCTTCGCAGCCCCATGGTGCTGAATATTGTCGATCAGTATTTGGCCGGGCGTCGCTACCCACTGGAGGTCGTGGGCCAGCACGGGTAA
- a CDS encoding pseudouridine synthase — MAKLVLFNKPYGVLCQFTDSQGRPTLADHIKQPGIYAAGRLDRDSEGLLLLTADGALAQRVTNPRNKLPKTYWVQVEGTPCKQALDQLRTGVELNDGPTRPAKVSSMQPPQLWTRDNPVRERKNIPTAWLSITISEGRNRQVRRMTAAVGLPTLRLVRSAIGQWQLNQLQPGEFVETQVHLPQPPKAKSRPRHKRRPL; from the coding sequence ATGGCCAAACTTGTGCTTTTCAACAAGCCCTACGGGGTATTGTGTCAATTTACCGACTCTCAGGGCCGCCCCACCCTGGCTGATCACATCAAACAGCCGGGCATCTATGCCGCTGGGCGACTGGACAGAGACTCTGAAGGCCTACTGCTTCTGACCGCTGACGGCGCCCTCGCACAGAGGGTGACCAACCCACGCAATAAACTGCCTAAAACCTATTGGGTTCAGGTAGAAGGTACGCCATGCAAGCAGGCTTTGGATCAATTGCGCACAGGCGTTGAGTTAAACGACGGCCCAACCCGCCCCGCCAAAGTTTCGAGTATGCAGCCGCCGCAACTCTGGACCCGGGACAACCCGGTACGCGAACGGAAAAACATCCCAACCGCCTGGCTCAGCATCACCATCAGCGAAGGACGCAACCGCCAGGTACGACGCATGACCGCCGCCGTGGGTTTACCCACATTGCGACTGGTGCGCAGCGCAATCGGACAATGGCAGCTAAACCAGCTTCAGCCTGGTGAATTTGTCGAAACCCAAGTCCACCTACCCCAACCGCCGAAGGCAAAATCACGCCCACGTCACAAACGCCGCCCATTATGA
- the cspD gene encoding cold shock domain-containing protein CspD produces the protein MPTGTVKWFNNAKGYGFILPDEGNEDLFAHYSAIDMDGYKTLKAGQAVTFEVSRGDKGFHAVNISLPERPH, from the coding sequence ATGCCTACAGGTACCGTCAAATGGTTTAACAATGCCAAAGGCTACGGATTCATCCTCCCCGACGAAGGCAACGAAGACCTTTTCGCCCACTATTCAGCTATTGATATGGACGGTTATAAAACGCTCAAAGCTGGTCAGGCAGTCACTTTCGAAGTCTCTCGCGGCGATAAAGGCTTCCACGCCGTGAACATTAGCCTACCCGAGCGACCACACTAA
- the clpS gene encoding ATP-dependent Clp protease adapter ClpS yields MGKFENYRLTLNQIRGQKDDDDYDFDEGVAVQESPPQLKRPSMYKVVMHNDDYTPMEFVVHILEAFFGMDREKATHIMLTVHTQGKAVCGIYTRDVAETKAAQVNQFAKDNEHPLLCEIEVVDGDEDSD; encoded by the coding sequence ATGGGAAAGTTTGAAAACTATCGACTAACATTAAATCAAATTCGTGGTCAGAAAGACGATGATGACTACGACTTTGACGAGGGCGTTGCGGTACAGGAATCGCCGCCGCAACTTAAGCGTCCCTCTATGTATAAAGTTGTTATGCATAACGACGATTACACGCCGATGGAGTTTGTGGTTCACATACTTGAAGCGTTTTTTGGCATGGATCGTGAAAAGGCTACACATATCATGCTGACCGTACACACCCAGGGTAAAGCGGTGTGCGGTATATACACCCGGGACGTCGCCGAAACCAAGGCGGCCCAGGTAAACCAGTTCGCGAAGGACAATGAGCATCCACTGTTGTGCGAAATTGAAGTAGTGGACGGGGATGAAGACAGCGATTAA